The Candidatus Nitrosymbiomonas proteolyticus genome has a segment encoding these proteins:
- a CDS encoding pilus assembly protein, PilO has product MKKTTNAVPWIALALASILVGGGATFWLYSATSEKSTKLDRLRVQAKEFSEVEKDLAKVENELTEAQLRLEHLEKGIPEFAYIPTFLKELEQYGTNSGIRVFGVRPIPAAADKSKKPKKEKKPYVELLIEIRGRGPFDNALAFIESLKKFPKIVAARSVALTPKNEPGSTAEKQLDVVVELRTFVFRPTPAELEMMDAAARAAAGLDEEEPPKSDSDKATEPTTPPSKSDSKSAGPKVAMNTAPGRG; this is encoded by the coding sequence ATGAAGAAGACCACCAATGCGGTTCCTTGGATAGCCCTCGCGCTCGCCAGCATCTTGGTTGGCGGGGGAGCGACCTTCTGGCTGTACTCGGCGACCTCGGAGAAGTCCACCAAGCTCGATCGGCTTCGTGTGCAAGCGAAGGAGTTTTCGGAGGTCGAAAAGGACCTTGCCAAGGTCGAGAACGAATTGACGGAAGCCCAGCTTCGGCTCGAACACCTCGAAAAAGGCATCCCGGAGTTTGCGTACATCCCGACGTTCCTCAAGGAACTCGAGCAGTACGGGACAAACAGCGGGATTCGCGTGTTTGGCGTCCGTCCCATTCCGGCGGCGGCCGATAAATCGAAGAAGCCCAAGAAGGAAAAGAAGCCCTATGTGGAACTCCTGATTGAGATTCGAGGCCGAGGGCCGTTCGACAACGCGCTGGCCTTCATCGAATCGCTCAAGAAGTTTCCCAAGATCGTAGCGGCCCGGTCCGTTGCGCTTACACCCAAGAACGAACCCGGATCGACGGCAGAGAAGCAACTGGATGTCGTGGTCGAACTCCGAACCTTCGTGTTCCGCCCGACTCCGGCTGAACTCGAAATGATGGACGCCGCCGCGCGTGCTGCCGCTGGACTCGACGAAGAGGAACCGCCGAAGTCGGATTCGGACAAGGCCACCGAGCCCACGACTCCGCCCTCGAAGTCTGACTCGAAATCAGCAGGACCCAAGGTGGCCATGAACACCGCTCCAGGCCGAGGATGA
- a CDS encoding type II secretory pathway, component PulD, translating to MTTKMLRVILASSGLAVAAFSLAQATLTGVETSKEKQTFQIVGTGLSKPSVTVLNGGKNHKFVFDGNLSGSADYKRVRANGLRYVSYGWQNAKPPQVWVLFVFDEPQKPQITQNATGWSVTWGNALTDAAPNAITSVNPTAQSGPAEKVQTPTKATEPASPRAAPFPDRVPPLEPAHKVLGSKDPDWNRMVADSAPNTIVFDRPSGDRVTLDFVETNVVQILKALSLQAGVNIVTSPEVKGAITVALANVTVTEALDFVTSMAGLRYAKVNNTFVVTPVDKFAMALQQIGGNLDVPSETRVVNLESGEGVHIKAAVLKAIPQDTLKGRYEIVLPSERLQIKSLDQATMGANGKSGSQGASSGQGGQASATSTAIEATAGITDGAKQKDPYLVLIGSRARLGDVEHLVRELDQEIIRAARLGVAANIDTRVVPIYSSQLARIREAVKNLIDRDPNSAAFQVSDSVATDVGAESSQSLLMLSGPTEALDKLDGFARSLDRAICDATSVHYPETAADAERLYQVIDLKYVEPIEAAFELQQRIRGLQASLMPSPVDPLMSGGTFTRKKDSELWEQRDPKGNRTLGQGGTLKSTTTSTAQGGEAGGQASAQGQGGEAERAAAQGMASQTSRELGSEPMQLLIRGTKAQIAEAFELIGVIDKAPKMVAVDLRVVSLSKEEAIAMGIDWSLLTGGTVQPIRVNQGTGATASSPGTISGTLRWAGGGTTDILATLDQLAGTQKLIARPNLIAIHGKPASLFVGEKVQYIKTIQASQQGTSIIIGELNVGVEMSVVARIGADGKIALDLGPSLTILKGFTPVPGGGNLPQTIERYTQSQVILNSGETIALGGMIQDDDRRTTSGIPILKDLPIIGALFSRTERTKDRTEVVFFLTVREVSADDRGRAADPTQKGTGEGTDK from the coding sequence ATGACAACTAAGATGCTTCGAGTGATATTGGCTTCGAGCGGGTTGGCGGTTGCCGCCTTTTCGCTCGCGCAAGCCACATTGACCGGAGTCGAAACGAGCAAGGAAAAACAGACTTTCCAGATCGTTGGGACAGGGCTGAGCAAACCCTCAGTCACCGTCCTCAACGGAGGAAAGAACCACAAGTTCGTCTTCGACGGCAACCTGTCCGGCAGCGCGGATTACAAGCGGGTGCGGGCGAACGGGTTGCGCTACGTCTCGTACGGCTGGCAAAACGCGAAGCCGCCCCAAGTATGGGTGCTCTTCGTGTTCGACGAGCCGCAAAAACCCCAAATCACGCAGAACGCCACGGGATGGAGCGTGACGTGGGGCAACGCGCTTACCGACGCCGCGCCTAACGCGATCACGAGCGTGAATCCGACGGCCCAGTCCGGGCCTGCGGAAAAGGTGCAGACCCCCACCAAGGCCACCGAGCCAGCCTCACCAAGGGCCGCGCCGTTCCCCGATCGCGTTCCTCCGCTCGAACCCGCTCACAAGGTTCTGGGCAGCAAGGACCCCGACTGGAATCGGATGGTCGCAGACAGCGCGCCAAACACCATCGTGTTCGACCGTCCGTCAGGCGATCGAGTGACCCTCGACTTCGTGGAGACCAACGTCGTTCAGATCCTCAAGGCGCTCTCATTGCAGGCTGGAGTGAACATCGTGACCTCGCCTGAAGTCAAGGGCGCGATCACCGTCGCCCTTGCGAACGTCACGGTGACGGAAGCGCTCGACTTCGTGACTTCGATGGCCGGGCTTCGATACGCGAAGGTCAACAACACCTTCGTCGTCACGCCGGTCGATAAGTTCGCGATGGCGCTGCAGCAGATCGGCGGCAACCTCGATGTCCCCAGCGAAACCCGGGTCGTGAACCTGGAGAGCGGCGAGGGAGTCCACATCAAAGCGGCCGTGCTGAAGGCGATCCCCCAAGACACTTTGAAGGGACGATATGAGATCGTCCTGCCGAGCGAGCGACTGCAAATCAAGTCCCTCGACCAGGCGACCATGGGCGCGAACGGCAAGTCCGGAAGCCAGGGAGCCTCATCGGGGCAGGGAGGACAGGCGAGCGCAACTTCGACGGCGATTGAGGCCACGGCTGGAATCACCGACGGCGCAAAGCAAAAGGACCCCTACCTCGTTCTGATCGGAAGCCGCGCTCGCCTGGGAGATGTCGAGCATCTGGTGCGCGAACTCGATCAGGAGATCATCCGCGCCGCTCGCTTGGGAGTCGCAGCCAACATCGACACGCGCGTCGTGCCGATCTACAGCTCTCAACTCGCCCGCATTCGCGAGGCCGTGAAGAATCTCATCGACCGCGACCCGAACAGCGCCGCGTTCCAAGTGAGCGATAGCGTCGCGACGGACGTGGGCGCGGAAAGCTCGCAATCGCTGCTCATGCTCTCTGGGCCCACCGAGGCGCTCGACAAGCTGGACGGATTCGCCCGGTCGCTCGACCGCGCCATCTGCGACGCGACCAGCGTCCACTACCCGGAGACGGCTGCCGACGCCGAGCGACTGTATCAGGTGATCGACCTCAAATATGTCGAGCCGATCGAAGCCGCCTTTGAACTGCAGCAGAGGATCAGAGGCCTGCAAGCCTCACTGATGCCCTCGCCGGTGGACCCGCTGATGTCCGGGGGGACCTTCACCCGGAAGAAGGACTCGGAACTCTGGGAGCAACGCGATCCAAAGGGCAACCGAACGCTCGGCCAAGGCGGGACCCTAAAGTCGACCACGACCTCGACCGCGCAAGGCGGCGAAGCCGGAGGCCAAGCCTCGGCGCAGGGCCAAGGCGGCGAAGCCGAGCGGGCCGCTGCCCAGGGTATGGCTTCGCAGACCAGCCGTGAACTCGGCTCGGAGCCGATGCAACTGCTCATTCGGGGTACGAAGGCTCAGATCGCCGAGGCGTTCGAACTCATCGGCGTGATCGACAAGGCCCCTAAGATGGTCGCCGTCGACCTGCGCGTCGTTTCTCTGAGTAAGGAAGAAGCGATTGCGATGGGTATCGATTGGAGCCTTCTGACAGGCGGAACGGTTCAGCCGATCCGAGTCAATCAAGGCACCGGAGCGACGGCTTCGAGCCCCGGTACGATCAGCGGAACGCTTCGCTGGGCCGGCGGAGGCACGACCGACATCCTCGCTACGCTCGACCAACTCGCCGGAACTCAGAAACTAATCGCCCGGCCGAACCTCATCGCCATCCACGGCAAACCCGCCTCGTTGTTCGTGGGCGAAAAGGTCCAGTACATCAAGACCATTCAGGCGTCGCAACAGGGCACGTCGATCATCATCGGCGAGCTCAACGTGGGCGTCGAGATGTCCGTCGTCGCGCGGATCGGCGCAGACGGGAAGATCGCTCTGGACCTCGGTCCCAGCCTGACGATCCTCAAGGGGTTCACGCCCGTCCCTGGCGGCGGCAACCTCCCTCAGACGATCGAGCGGTATACGCAGAGCCAGGTGATTCTGAACAGCGGCGAGACGATCGCCCTGGGCGGAATGATCCAAGACGACGACCGGAGGACCACCAGCGGGATCCCGATCCTCAAGGACCTGCCGATCATCGGTGCGCTCTTCAGCCGCACCGAGCGAACCAAGGACCGAACCGAAGTCGTGTTCTTCTTGACGGTTCGTGAGGTGTCGGCGGACGACCGGGGCCGCGCAGCCGACCCGACCCAGAAGGGTACGGGAGAGGGCACGGACAAGTAA